One Papaver somniferum cultivar HN1 chromosome 10, ASM357369v1, whole genome shotgun sequence genomic window carries:
- the LOC113315270 gene encoding uncharacterized protein LOC113315270 isoform X2: MDETLRLCSKLIIDSQDAMLGRIEAMLCKLVESQVHKFQSVSVVLSPAASTDSALLAPPEEGVSGNRADELPANTSNTSSLSLEEIVEIHDQDGQEQPTTVMEVKSAANGDWETAREFLNLYPAALTEPITVYGETALHIAAYESQVTFVQEIVNVMPEESLALQGNRRGFTALHIAAKVGDVRTAALMVRRNRNLTQIRDKKGRVPLQIAAKHASDGQKEVLEYLISETRDEDPSPFSGHGGAGLLRNILYANFYDMALSLVQRFPKLVTEKTKITQSCGLEVMIQRPFVFLSGAQLAWWQRCIYYLIQVDMGSTFNHGTTGDEENLLGSSSTPSRSSGRTITKFISTYLMPYLTRVPRIKKLYSQKLMHREALFV, encoded by the exons ATGGACGAAACATTAAGGCTATGTAGCAAACTCATAATTGATTCTCAAGATGCCATGCTTGGCAGGATTGAAGCTATGCTTTGTAAACTCGTCGAATCTCAAGTGCACAAATTTCAGTCTGTATCAGTGGTTTTGTCTCCAGCTGCATCAACAGATTCAGCACTATTAGCACCACCAGAAGAAGGTGTATCCGGCAACCGTGCTGATGAGTTACCGGCAAACACCAGCAATACATCATCGCTATCATTAGAGGAGATCGTCGAGATACATGATCAAGATGGACAAGAACAGCCAACGACCGTTATGGAAGTTAAATCTG CAGCTAATGGTGATTGGGAAACAGCTAGGGAATTTCTCAACCTTTATCCAGCAGCGCTAACAGAACCAATAACAGTTTACGGAGAAACAGCATTACATATAGCTGCGTATGAGAGCCAAGTGACGTTTGTACAGGAAATTGTGAATGTCATGCCAGAAGAATCACTTGCATTACAGGGAAATCGTCGCGGTTTTACAGCACTTCATATTGCTGCTAAGGTAGGAGATGTCAGAACTGCTGCATTGATGGTACGAAGAAACCGTAATCTGACACAAATACGTGATAAAAAAGGAAGAGTACCACTGCAAATTGCAGCAAAACACGCTTCAGATGGACAAAAGGAGGTATTAGAGTATCTTATCTCTGAAACAAGGGACGAGGACCCAAGTCCCTTCTCTGGTCATGGTGGTGCTGGGCTATTGCGGAATATACTTTATGCGAATTTCTATG ATATGGCATTGTCTCTCGTCCAACGGTTTCCAAAACTGGTTACTGAGAAAACAAAGATAACTCAATCATGTGGATTAGAAGTTATGATTCAGAGGCCATTCGTATTTCTAAGTGGAGCGCAGCTAGCTTGGTGGCAGCGGTGCATCTACTACT TAATTCAAGTGGATATGGGTTCTACATTTAACCATGGCACTACAGGAGACGAAGAAAACCTTTTGGGAAGCTCTAGTACACCCTCGAGAAGTTCCGGTCGCACCATAACGAAGTTTATCTCAACTTATCTCATGCCTTACTTAACACGAG TGCCTCGTATAAAGAAGTTGTACAGTCAAAAGTTGATGCACAGAGAAGCCCTCTTTGTTTAG
- the LOC113315270 gene encoding uncharacterized protein LOC113315270 isoform X1, protein MDETLRLCSKLIIDSQDAMLGRIEAMLCKLVESQVHKFQSVSVVLSPAASTDSALLAPPEEGVSGNRADELPANTSNTSSLSLEEIVEIHDQDGQEQPTTVMEVKSDDGYIWNGYEELWEAAANGDWETAREFLNLYPAALTEPITVYGETALHIAAYESQVTFVQEIVNVMPEESLALQGNRRGFTALHIAAKVGDVRTAALMVRRNRNLTQIRDKKGRVPLQIAAKHASDGQKEVLEYLISETRDEDPSPFSGHGGAGLLRNILYANFYDMALSLVQRFPKLVTEKTKITQSCGLEVMIQRPFVFLSGAQLAWWQRCIYYLIQVDMGSTFNHGTTGDEENLLGSSSTPSRSSGRTITKFISTYLMPYLTRVPRIKKLYSQKLMHREALFV, encoded by the exons ATGGACGAAACATTAAGGCTATGTAGCAAACTCATAATTGATTCTCAAGATGCCATGCTTGGCAGGATTGAAGCTATGCTTTGTAAACTCGTCGAATCTCAAGTGCACAAATTTCAGTCTGTATCAGTGGTTTTGTCTCCAGCTGCATCAACAGATTCAGCACTATTAGCACCACCAGAAGAAGGTGTATCCGGCAACCGTGCTGATGAGTTACCGGCAAACACCAGCAATACATCATCGCTATCATTAGAGGAGATCGTCGAGATACATGATCAAGATGGACAAGAACAGCCAACGACCGTTATGGAAGTTAAATCTG ATGACGGTTATATTTGGAATGGATACGAGGAACTATGGGAAGCAGCAGCTAATGGTGATTGGGAAACAGCTAGGGAATTTCTCAACCTTTATCCAGCAGCGCTAACAGAACCAATAACAGTTTACGGAGAAACAGCATTACATATAGCTGCGTATGAGAGCCAAGTGACGTTTGTACAGGAAATTGTGAATGTCATGCCAGAAGAATCACTTGCATTACAGGGAAATCGTCGCGGTTTTACAGCACTTCATATTGCTGCTAAGGTAGGAGATGTCAGAACTGCTGCATTGATGGTACGAAGAAACCGTAATCTGACACAAATACGTGATAAAAAAGGAAGAGTACCACTGCAAATTGCAGCAAAACACGCTTCAGATGGACAAAAGGAGGTATTAGAGTATCTTATCTCTGAAACAAGGGACGAGGACCCAAGTCCCTTCTCTGGTCATGGTGGTGCTGGGCTATTGCGGAATATACTTTATGCGAATTTCTATG ATATGGCATTGTCTCTCGTCCAACGGTTTCCAAAACTGGTTACTGAGAAAACAAAGATAACTCAATCATGTGGATTAGAAGTTATGATTCAGAGGCCATTCGTATTTCTAAGTGGAGCGCAGCTAGCTTGGTGGCAGCGGTGCATCTACTACT TAATTCAAGTGGATATGGGTTCTACATTTAACCATGGCACTACAGGAGACGAAGAAAACCTTTTGGGAAGCTCTAGTACACCCTCGAGAAGTTCCGGTCGCACCATAACGAAGTTTATCTCAACTTATCTCATGCCTTACTTAACACGAG TGCCTCGTATAAAGAAGTTGTACAGTCAAAAGTTGATGCACAGAGAAGCCCTCTTTGTTTAG
- the LOC113316725 gene encoding uncharacterized protein LOC113316725, translated as MTIEERNEKILSVIFETCPDDAKNELVSSIDESNNGILHYAAKLAPSSQLSSISGAALQMQREIQWFKGVENIVPEKDKYLRNKDGNTAQFIFTEQHKDLMEKGEKWIKDTSGSCMLVAALIATVAFAASITVPGGSISDTNSRNNGIPIFLEKNSFTVFAVADALALFSAITSVLMFLAIYTSRYGEKDFLKSLPQKLIIGLASLFISMATIMVAFGAALTIVIGHRFTWAPIPIALFGSIPVILFVFLQLPLFIDMSTKEFCGIRFSYIRADLAFE; from the exons ATGACTATTGAAGAACGAAATGAAAAGATTTTAAGCGTCATATTCGAAACTTGCCCTGACGACGCCAAGAATGAGCTTGTTTCTAGTATAGATGAAAGCAATAATGGTATCTTACATTATGCTGCAAAATTAGCACCTTCTAGTCAACTCAGTTCGATATCTGGTGCCGCTCTTCAGATGCAACGGGAAATACAGTGGTTTAAG GGGGTGGAAAATATTGTACCAGAAAAAGATAAGTATTTGAGAAACAAAGATGGAAATACAGCTCAATTCATATTCACTGAACAACACAAGGATTTAATGGAGAAAGGAGAAAAGTGGATTAAAGACACATCTGGATCATGCATGCTAGTAGCTGCCCTCATTGCAACTGTCGCATTTGCAGCATCTATTACTGTACCCGGTGGTAGTATTAGTGATACTAACAGCAGGAACAACGGCATTCCAATTTTTTTGGAGAAGAATTCTTTTACAGTCTTTGCAGTAGCGGATGCCTTGGCTCTATTCTCCGCCATCACTTCAGTACTCATGTTCTTAGCTATATACACATCTCGTTATGGGGAAAAGGATTTTCTCAAATCCTTACCACAAAAACTGATCATTGGCCTTGCATCCCTCTTCATATCTATGGCCACCATCATGGTAGCATTTGGGGCAGCACTTACTATTGTTATCGGACATCGGTTTACATGGGCTCCAATTCCAATTGCATTGTTTGGGTCTATTCCTGTGATCCTATTTGTATTCTTGCAGTTGCCGCTGTTCATTGATATG AGTACTAAAGAGTTCTGCGGAATCAGGTTTAGTTATATTAGAGCCGATCTTGCATTTGAGTGA
- the LOC113319382 gene encoding uncharacterized protein At4g33100-like, with product MGKKEEEKKKSSISTSPCAQLRSAYHQCFNKWYSEKFLKGEWDKEECVTEWQKYKACLSEHLEVKQLARFLEEEADSGFPISAE from the exons ATGGgtaagaaggaggaggagaagaagaaaagctcTATATCAACATCACCTTGTGCTCAACTTAGATCTGCGTATCATCAATGCTTCAACAA GTGGTATTCAGAGAAGTTCTTAAAGGGtgaatgggataaagaagaatgTGTTACAGAATGGCAGAAGTACAAAGCTTGTCTTTCT GAACATCTTGAGGTGAAACAACTAGCTAGGTTCTTGGAAGAAGAAGCTGATTCTGGGTTTCCGATTTCTGCCGAATAG